A DNA window from Paralichthys olivaceus isolate ysfri-2021 chromosome 11, ASM2471397v2, whole genome shotgun sequence contains the following coding sequences:
- the LOC109642510 gene encoding ras-related protein Rab-1B-like, which produces MHLNQSAHPSARQIGSCGLFCHLPSEGRTQTHTHTHTHTHTHTHTHTLTQHPSGGDILPVFRFRILFSGIVLDFVETPGATSAIMNPEYDYLFKLLLIGDSGVGKSCLLLRFADDTYTESYISTIGVDFKIRTIDMDGKTVKLQIWDTAGQERFRTITSSYYRGAHGIIIVYDVTEQESFNNVRQWLDEIDRYACENVSRLLVGNKSDLVSKKVVDAATGQDLASSLKIPFLETSAKSSDNVERSFLTMASEIHRRLASEGGGLQGQSTEAKAQGTKINSAPLWLGGEKQAQEAGNCC; this is translated from the exons atgcaCCTGAACCAGTCAGCTCATCCGTCAGCTCGTCAGATAGGTAGCTGCGGATTATTCTGCCATTTGCCCTCCGAAGgaaggacacagacacacactcacacacacacacacacacacacacacacacacacacacacactgacacaacatcCCAGCGGTGGAGATATTCTGCCGGTTTTCAGGttcaggattttattttcagggaTAGTTTTGGATTTTGTGGAGACACCTGGAGCGACCTCAGCGATCATGAACCCTGAATA cgACTACCTGTTCAAACTTCTTCTGATCGGTGACTCTGGAGTTGGAAAGTCATGTCTGCTGCTACGCTTCGCG GACGACACCTACACTGAGAGCTACATCTCCACCATCGGCGTCGACTTCAAGATCAGAACCATCGACATGGACGGAAAGACGGTGAAGCTACAAATC tgGGACACAGCCGGTCAGGAGCGGTTTCGAACCATCACCTCCAGCTACTACAGAGGAGCTCACGGCATCATCATCGTCTATGACGTCACCGAGCAG GAGTCCTTTAACAACGTCAGGCAGTGGTTGGACGAGATCGATCGCTACGCCTGTGAAAACGTCTCCAGGCTGCTGGTGGGAAACAAGTCTGACCTCGTTAGCAAGAAAGTGGTGGACGCTGCCACTggtcag GACCTGGCGTCGTCTCTGAAGATTCCCTTCCTGGAGACGAGCGCTAAGAGCTCGGACAACGTGGAGAGGTCTTTCCTCACCATGGCCTCAGAGATTCACCGGCGCCTGGCcagtgagggggggggtctGCAGGGTCAGTCCACAGAGGCCAAGGCCCAGGGCACCAAGATCAACAGCGCCCCCCTGTGGCTGGGGGGAGAAAAACAGGCGCAGGAGGCCGGTAACTGCTGTTGA
- the LOC109642509 gene encoding mRNA decay activator protein ZFP36L1 — MPSDFLTPFLELDEEFCKNFRGLEATDGPSAGSMQQRQQHSQRVLGFQRRHSLCPVTLPNSKFNSSSSSSSSSSEVNDSACWGLSVASNQWSRDGQLPRSTLSHIPFRVDRSVSMIEGHGSSLGVREDKMSNITSPTVLLPPPGFNISSTSLSSPVARPTAPSPHISTRYKTELCRTYEESGTCKYGAKCQFAHGMDELRGLSRHPKYKTEPCRTFHTIGFCPYGARCHFIHNADELNDAAPPQKQKPRPPLLRHSLSFAGFSSTQIFQPVEELQPSSLLFTRASSVSPPPSSTGSPELLSPLFPEPGALKHCSYPFSGITDLAGDCGDSALRFYAVNDSINSKCPNANFPSKNPNLPYHLPQQLPVSLNGLSGLQRCSSADSLSEEGYTSSCSLSSSSSGTESPSFEGRRLPIFSRLSVSDE, encoded by the exons ATGCCCTCCGACTTTCTAACCCCATTCCTGGAACTGGATGAGGAGTTCTGCAAG AATTTCCGCGGCCTGGAGGCGACAGATGGCCCATCTGCCGGCTCAATGCAGCAACGGCAGCAGCACAGTCAAAGAGTCCTGGGCTTCCAGCGCCGCCACTCCCTCTGCCCCGTGACCCTCCCCAACTCCAagttcaacagcagcagcagcagcagcagcagcagctcggagGTGAACGACTCGGCCTGCTGGGGCCTGAGTGTGGCCTCCAACCAGTGGAGCAGGGACGGTCAGCTGCCCCGGTCCACACTCAGCCACATCCCCTTCAGAGTGGACCGCTCAGTCAGCATGATCGAGGGCCACGGCAGCAGCTTGGGAGTTAGAGAGGACAAAATGTCCAACATCACATCGCCAACAGTGCTGCTGCCTCCACCAGGCTTCAACATCAGCAGCacgtccctctcctcccctgtcGCCAGACCGACCGCCCCCTCACCTCACATCTCCACCCGGTACAAGACTGAACTCTGCCGCACCTACGAGGAGAGCGGGACCTGCAAGTACGGCGCCAAGTGCCAGTTTGCTCACGGCATGGACGAGCTGCGAGGCCTCAGCAGGCACCCCAAGTACAAGACGGAGCCCTGCCGCACTTTCCACACAATCGGCTTCTGCCCGTACGGCGCCCGCTGCCACTTCATCCACAATGCAGATGAGCTCAACGACGCCGCCCCCCCACAGAAGCAGAAGCCGAGGCCTCCCCTGCTGCGCCACAGTCTCAGCTTTGCAGGCTTCTCCTCCACACAGATTTTCCAACCAGTGGAGGAGTTGCagccttcctccctcctcttcaccaGAGCCTCCTCTGTATCCCCTCCTCCGTCCTCCACAGGGAGCCCAgagctcctctcccctctcttccctGAGCCAGGAGCACTGAAGCATTGCTCCTACCCCTTCTCAGGCATCACCGACCTGGCAGGCGACTGCGGTGACTCAGCTCTGCGCTTCTATGCTGTGAACGACTCCATCAACTCCAAGTGTCCCAACGCAAACTTCCCCTCCAAAAACCCGAACCTGCCCTACCACCTCCCCCAGCAGCTGCCAGTCTCCCTGAACGGCCTCTCCGGCCTTCAGCGCTGCTCCTCCGCAGACTCCCTCTCCGAGGAAGGCtacacctcctcctgctccctcagcTCGTCCTCCAGCGGCACAGAGTCACCGAGCTTCGAGGGCCGACGTCTGCCCATCTTCAGCCGCCTGTCTGTCTCAGACGAGTAG